Proteins from a genomic interval of Leifsonia shinshuensis:
- the orn gene encoding oligoribonuclease, with protein MAASSDRLVWIDCEMTGLDLEVDELVEIAVVITDFELNVLDPGISIVIKPDASALANMSEFVRDMHTTSGLIEEIPHGKSLAEAEYEVLEYVLKFAPTARSAPLAGNTIGTDRMFLAKYMPRLDNHLHYRNVDVSSIKELARRWYPRIYFNAPEKNGGHRALADILESIRELDYYRAAAFVGEPGPTTEETQAAAAGVVEKWASRMY; from the coding sequence ATGGCTGCCTCAAGTGATCGACTGGTCTGGATCGACTGCGAAATGACCGGACTCGACCTCGAGGTCGACGAACTCGTCGAGATCGCCGTGGTCATCACCGACTTCGAGCTCAACGTGCTCGACCCGGGGATCAGCATCGTCATCAAGCCGGACGCCTCGGCGCTCGCCAACATGAGCGAGTTCGTGCGCGACATGCACACCACGTCCGGCCTCATCGAGGAGATCCCGCACGGCAAGAGCCTCGCCGAGGCCGAGTACGAGGTGCTCGAATACGTGCTCAAGTTCGCGCCGACCGCACGCAGCGCGCCGCTCGCGGGCAACACCATCGGCACCGACCGCATGTTCCTCGCCAAGTACATGCCGCGCCTCGACAACCACCTGCACTACCGCAACGTCGACGTGTCCTCGATCAAGGAGCTCGCCCGGCGCTGGTACCCGCGGATCTACTTCAACGCCCCCGAGAAGAACGGCGGCCACCGCGCCCTGGCCGACATCCTCGAGTCCATCCGCGAGCTCGACTACTACCGCGCCGCCGCGTTCGTCGGCGAGCCGGGACCCACCACCGAGGAGACCCAGGCGGCCGCCGCGGGCGTGGTGGAAAAATGGGCCTCCCGGATGTATTAG
- a CDS encoding ATP-binding protein — protein MSSAPETQPALPGLPALLTAVAQAVDAAGTRTPVVLIDGPSGAGKSSLADLLVRHWPGPVAPRLVRMDDLYPGWDGLLSASAALARDLLEPLATTGRGRWRRWDWAHDRPAEWHELSGPAPLIVEGCGTLAAANVRRAHLAVWLDADDTLRKTRALGRDGATFASHWDQWQAEFEQYLARETPRERADLVLDVTDWPIGSPPRYASGATVVP, from the coding sequence ATGTCCTCGGCTCCTGAGACGCAGCCCGCGCTGCCCGGGCTGCCTGCGCTCCTGACCGCCGTCGCGCAGGCGGTGGACGCCGCGGGCACGCGCACCCCGGTCGTGCTGATCGACGGCCCGAGCGGCGCGGGAAAGAGCTCCCTCGCCGACCTGCTCGTCCGGCACTGGCCCGGGCCTGTCGCGCCGCGCCTGGTTCGGATGGACGACCTCTACCCGGGCTGGGACGGCCTCCTCAGCGCGAGCGCCGCACTGGCGCGCGACCTCCTCGAACCGCTCGCCACGACCGGCCGCGGGCGCTGGCGGCGCTGGGACTGGGCGCACGACCGCCCGGCGGAGTGGCACGAGCTCTCCGGTCCGGCGCCGCTGATCGTCGAGGGCTGCGGGACGCTGGCGGCGGCGAACGTCCGGCGCGCGCACCTCGCGGTCTGGCTCGACGCCGACGACACGCTCCGCAAGACGCGGGCGCTCGGCCGCGACGGCGCGACCTTCGCCTCGCACTGGGACCAGTGGCAGGCCGAGTTCGAGCAGTACCTCGCGCGCGAGACGCCGCGCGAGCGCGCCGATCTGGTCCTGGACGTCACCGACTGGCCGATCGGCTCTCCACCGCGGTATGCGTCGGGGGCTACGGTGGTGCCATGA
- a CDS encoding GerW family sporulation protein, whose product MTNLSLKLAETMSSSGIKSVYGEPIVVDGTTIVPVAAVQFGFGAGEGPGEESAPGGAGGGGVAVPFGAYISDETGVRFRPNLITLLAVAIPFVWVTGHAWARVIRALKR is encoded by the coding sequence ATGACGAACCTCAGCCTCAAGCTCGCCGAGACGATGAGCTCCTCCGGAATCAAGTCGGTCTACGGCGAGCCGATCGTCGTCGACGGCACCACGATCGTCCCCGTCGCCGCGGTGCAGTTCGGCTTCGGCGCCGGCGAAGGCCCGGGCGAAGAGTCCGCGCCGGGCGGAGCGGGCGGCGGCGGCGTCGCCGTCCCGTTCGGGGCGTACATCAGCGACGAGACCGGCGTGCGGTTCCGGCCGAACCTGATCACGCTGCTCGCGGTGGCGATCCCGTTCGTCTGGGTGACCGGACACGCCTGGGCACGCGTCATCCGCGCCCTCAAGCGGTAA
- a CDS encoding metallopeptidase family protein, whose protein sequence is MPLHLDAEAFERLVTDELDELPDEMVDGLDNVVFVVEDRPEDGSLDLLGLYDGVALTERGAYGFGEMPDRIILYREPLLAICANEDELRDEIHVTLVHEIAHYYGIDDDRLHELGWA, encoded by the coding sequence ATGCCGCTCCACCTGGACGCCGAGGCGTTCGAGAGACTGGTGACCGACGAGCTCGACGAGCTTCCCGATGAAATGGTCGACGGACTGGACAATGTCGTCTTCGTCGTCGAGGACCGCCCGGAGGACGGCTCCCTCGACCTGCTCGGCCTGTACGACGGCGTCGCCCTGACCGAGCGCGGCGCCTACGGCTTCGGCGAGATGCCGGACCGCATCATCCTCTATCGCGAGCCGCTGCTGGCGATCTGCGCGAACGAGGACGAGCTCCGCGACGAGATCCACGTGACGCTCGTGCACGAGATCGCGCATTACTACGGCATCGACGACGACCGGCTGCACGAGCTCGGCTGGGCCTGA
- a CDS encoding DUF7507 domain-containing protein translates to MPTSANAAKRAARPGLILATVVGVLVSLAATSGPAGPATAAGTLDCSGTTFYGVVPAASGVPGSADLVSIDGSSVGGAQLSAAVESTTTIPGVLPNALGVAIGGTAAFQASDSGTIVQGYDAATGAWTVYSGKPAPGSTVTAGAVDPTTGIYYFGDVGAGQLWGFDTKTDQMISPNPLVTFVPNPGQLNGDIAFDGGGNLYIVTSSTTGGTLEAISAPLPQTSAQAGTLSPALLSTFAVPGGAAVNGIAFDGNGTLYLSQGGTNGVFSIDPGTGALDGNLTPLPAALTGPAGVGLVDLASCAFPPAVSAQKNVVARVNPTDQFALHVTGPSVSLPAAAVTTGTATGLQHDADGRVLQAGPALARYGDTYTASESAMGTTNLAQYVSTYTCVDTLNPGNPQFPITGSGTTVSFALATYAGESPSVICTFTNAPRAASLTLTKTASPATIAKTGDTVHYTYTVTNTGNTTLTGIGVTETAFTGTGTAPTPDCPTTTLAPAASVQCTATYDATAADIDAGTISNTAVADGQDAVAGAVTSPAATADVTADRSPSLTLDKKADPATITGAGQPITYSFVVTNTGNVTLTAVGITEQSFSGSGGPLTVTCPADATLAAGATLTCTADYRSTDADYASGSIRNTATADATDPAGAAVHSAESTAVVEAIHLAIVNPPAPNHPLAYTGSDVLTWLAPLAGLLALAGTGIAIIASRRRAARTKG, encoded by the coding sequence ATGCCCACATCCGCGAACGCCGCGAAACGCGCGGCTCGCCCCGGACTGATCCTCGCGACGGTCGTCGGAGTCCTGGTGTCGCTGGCCGCGACCTCCGGTCCGGCAGGCCCGGCGACGGCCGCAGGGACGCTCGACTGCTCCGGCACCACCTTCTACGGCGTCGTGCCTGCGGCGTCCGGGGTCCCCGGCTCCGCGGACCTGGTGAGCATCGACGGCTCCTCCGTGGGCGGTGCGCAGTTGAGCGCCGCGGTGGAGTCCACGACAACGATCCCGGGCGTCCTGCCGAACGCACTCGGCGTCGCGATCGGCGGGACCGCGGCCTTCCAGGCCTCGGACAGCGGGACCATCGTGCAGGGCTACGACGCCGCGACCGGCGCCTGGACGGTCTACTCCGGCAAGCCGGCGCCCGGCTCGACCGTGACGGCCGGGGCGGTCGATCCCACGACCGGGATCTACTACTTCGGCGATGTCGGCGCCGGCCAGCTCTGGGGCTTCGACACGAAGACCGATCAGATGATCAGCCCGAACCCGCTCGTCACGTTCGTACCCAACCCGGGTCAGCTCAACGGCGACATCGCGTTCGACGGCGGAGGCAACCTCTACATCGTCACCTCCTCGACCACGGGTGGGACGCTGGAGGCGATCAGCGCTCCGCTCCCGCAGACCTCCGCGCAGGCGGGGACGCTCTCCCCGGCGCTCCTCAGCACCTTCGCGGTCCCCGGCGGGGCCGCCGTCAACGGGATCGCCTTCGACGGCAACGGCACGCTCTACCTGAGCCAGGGCGGGACGAACGGCGTCTTCTCCATCGACCCCGGCACCGGCGCCCTGGACGGGAACCTGACTCCGCTCCCCGCCGCGCTGACGGGACCGGCGGGAGTCGGGCTCGTCGACCTGGCGAGCTGCGCCTTCCCACCCGCCGTCAGCGCGCAGAAGAACGTCGTCGCGCGGGTGAACCCGACCGACCAGTTCGCGCTGCACGTGACCGGCCCCTCGGTGAGCCTCCCCGCCGCGGCGGTGACCACGGGCACCGCGACCGGGCTGCAGCACGACGCGGACGGTCGCGTGCTGCAGGCCGGCCCGGCGCTCGCCCGGTACGGCGACACGTACACGGCCAGCGAGTCCGCGATGGGAACGACGAACCTGGCGCAGTACGTCTCGACGTACACCTGCGTGGACACGCTGAACCCGGGCAACCCGCAGTTCCCCATCACGGGCAGCGGGACGACGGTCTCCTTCGCGCTGGCGACCTACGCCGGCGAGTCGCCTTCCGTGATCTGCACGTTCACGAACGCACCGCGGGCCGCCTCCCTGACACTGACGAAGACGGCGAGTCCGGCGACGATCGCGAAGACGGGCGACACGGTCCACTACACCTACACCGTGACCAACACCGGCAACACGACCCTGACCGGGATCGGCGTCACCGAGACGGCCTTCACCGGGACGGGGACCGCCCCGACGCCTGACTGCCCGACCACGACCCTGGCGCCGGCCGCCAGCGTGCAGTGCACCGCGACCTACGACGCGACCGCGGCCGACATCGACGCGGGCACCATCTCGAACACGGCCGTGGCCGACGGGCAGGACGCGGTGGCCGGAGCCGTGACGAGCCCGGCTGCGACGGCGGACGTGACCGCCGATCGGTCGCCGAGCCTGACGCTCGACAAGAAGGCCGACCCGGCCACCATCACCGGCGCCGGCCAGCCGATCACGTACTCCTTCGTGGTGACCAACACCGGCAACGTGACCCTGACCGCGGTGGGGATCACCGAGCAGAGCTTCTCCGGCAGCGGGGGCCCGCTGACGGTGACGTGCCCGGCCGACGCCACCCTGGCCGCGGGCGCGACCCTGACCTGCACCGCCGACTACCGGTCGACCGACGCCGACTACGCCTCCGGAAGCATCAGGAACACGGCCACCGCCGACGCGACCGACCCTGCCGGGGCCGCCGTGCACTCGGCGGAGTCCACCGCGGTCGTGGAGGCCATCCACCTGGCCATCGTCAACCCGCCGGCGCCGAACCATCCGCTGGCCTACACGGGGAGCGACGTCCTGACCTGGCTCGCGCCGCTGGCCGGCCTGCTGGCCCTGGCCGGGACCGGCATCGCGATCATCGCGTCGCGGCGACGGGCGGCCCGCACGAAGGGCTGA
- a CDS encoding GDSL-type esterase/lipase family protein, translating into MSRTTYTRYVALGDSITEGLCDPAPARPGAWLGWADRLAGILDGDARLSGRTVEFANLAVRGRRIADVVGEQVPGALALRPDLVSVLVGANDLMSPTADPDALAERLSDGVRMLRAHGTTVLLANLFDPQFAFFLKPFRGRAAVFNANIWSIARDHHAVVLDVWGVREFRDPTMWGADRVHLSSRGHRLLAAHAAHALGVPYAETTSTESTEAPAGVVEEPPAPPEDLPLRTWLRVHAIPWAARRLRGISSGDGLSPKLPEALPVRSQPLAGQPRMVGGPH; encoded by the coding sequence GTGAGCAGGACCACCTACACGCGTTACGTGGCCCTCGGCGACTCGATCACCGAGGGGCTCTGCGATCCCGCGCCCGCACGACCGGGGGCCTGGCTCGGCTGGGCCGACCGGCTGGCGGGGATCCTGGACGGCGACGCCCGCCTGTCCGGCCGGACCGTCGAATTCGCCAACCTCGCCGTCCGCGGCCGCCGCATCGCCGACGTCGTCGGCGAGCAGGTGCCCGGGGCCCTCGCGCTGCGACCCGACCTCGTCTCGGTCCTGGTCGGCGCCAACGACCTGATGAGCCCCACCGCCGACCCCGACGCCCTGGCCGAGCGGCTCTCCGACGGCGTGCGGATGCTGCGCGCCCACGGCACCACCGTGCTGCTCGCCAACCTCTTCGACCCGCAGTTCGCGTTCTTCCTCAAGCCGTTCCGGGGCCGCGCCGCGGTCTTCAATGCGAACATCTGGAGCATCGCCCGCGACCACCACGCGGTCGTCCTCGACGTCTGGGGCGTCCGCGAGTTCCGCGACCCGACGATGTGGGGCGCCGACCGCGTGCACCTCAGCTCGCGCGGCCACCGCCTCCTCGCCGCGCACGCCGCCCACGCGCTCGGCGTCCCGTACGCGGAGACCACGTCGACGGAGAGCACGGAGGCGCCCGCCGGTGTCGTGGAGGAGCCGCCCGCTCCGCCGGAGGACCTCCCACTGCGCACCTGGCTGCGCGTCCATGCCATCCCGTGGGCCGCCCGGCGGCTGCGCGGGATCTCGTCCGGCGACGGGCTCAGCCCCAAACTGCCGGAGGCGCTCCCGGTGCGCAGCCAGCCGCTCGCCGGCCAGCCGCGGATGGTCGGAGGCCCGCACTAG
- a CDS encoding MFS transporter, whose translation MASEPLGARYWTLWTSSALSNLADGVMKVALPLVAIRYTDSPALIAGLTFAFTLPWLVFALLAGALADRYDRRRLMLAANIARAAFLGFLTIAAVAGAGSIWMLYAAAICIGVAETVYDTSSQSILPQLVSKQSLSRANGRLYAAELTTNQFVGPPLGGFLVAAGIGVAFGAPVLLWVAAIGMLLLVRGRFTTDHPRTTTIRADIGEGLRFLRGNTLLRTLAIMVGGFNFASSAVFTVFVLYAVGPGSAMKLTDPGYGLLLTASALGSVAGTFLAEPAERLFGRSRALLLTVFGSLLTVATPAFTTNPYIIGAGFLLGGITVSIWNVITVSLRQRVTPQRLLGRLNSAYRLLAWGTMPLGAAAAGVIAQFFGIPAVFLSMGAIALAMLIGMIWVTDARMSAAETAAEEADERDHATYGR comes from the coding sequence GTGGCATCGGAACCCCTCGGAGCGCGCTACTGGACGCTGTGGACCTCGTCGGCCCTCTCCAACCTCGCCGACGGCGTGATGAAGGTCGCGCTGCCGCTGGTCGCCATCCGGTACACCGACTCCCCCGCCCTGATCGCCGGCCTCACGTTCGCCTTCACACTGCCGTGGCTCGTGTTCGCCCTGCTCGCCGGGGCTCTGGCCGACCGGTACGACCGGCGCCGGCTGATGCTCGCCGCCAACATCGCCCGAGCCGCGTTCCTCGGGTTCCTCACGATCGCCGCCGTCGCCGGCGCCGGGTCGATCTGGATGCTGTACGCCGCCGCCATCTGCATCGGCGTCGCCGAGACCGTGTACGACACCTCGTCGCAGTCGATCCTCCCGCAACTGGTGAGCAAGCAGTCGCTGTCCCGGGCCAACGGCCGGCTCTACGCCGCCGAGCTCACCACCAACCAGTTCGTCGGGCCGCCGCTCGGCGGGTTCCTCGTCGCGGCCGGCATCGGCGTCGCCTTCGGCGCGCCCGTGCTGCTCTGGGTCGCCGCGATCGGGATGCTCCTCCTCGTCCGCGGCCGCTTCACGACCGACCACCCGCGCACCACGACCATCCGCGCCGACATCGGTGAGGGGCTGCGCTTCCTGCGCGGGAACACGCTGCTGCGCACGCTGGCGATCATGGTCGGCGGCTTCAACTTCGCCAGCAGCGCCGTCTTCACCGTGTTCGTGCTCTATGCGGTCGGCCCCGGGTCCGCGATGAAGCTCACCGACCCCGGCTACGGCCTGCTGCTCACCGCCTCGGCGCTCGGGAGCGTGGCCGGCACCTTCCTCGCCGAGCCCGCCGAGCGACTGTTCGGCCGCTCCCGGGCGCTGCTGCTCACGGTCTTCGGGTCCCTCCTCACGGTCGCCACTCCGGCGTTCACCACGAACCCGTACATCATCGGCGCCGGATTCCTCCTCGGCGGCATCACCGTCTCGATCTGGAACGTCATCACCGTGTCGCTGCGGCAGCGGGTCACGCCGCAGCGGCTGCTCGGCCGGCTGAACTCCGCCTACCGCCTGCTGGCCTGGGGAACCATGCCGCTCGGCGCCGCCGCGGCGGGCGTCATCGCCCAGTTCTTCGGCATCCCCGCGGTGTTTCTCAGCATGGGCGCGATCGCGCTGGCGATGCTGATCGGGATGATCTGGGTCACCGATGCGCGGATGTCCGCGGCCGAGACGGCGGCCGAGGAGGCCGACGAGCGCGACCACGCGACCTACGGCCGCTGA
- a CDS encoding ECF transporter S component, whose product MHATISSVSAPSKRVLRWRVVDIVVASVVAVAAGVVFWVWGQAYNPISGPVTAVLPGFQGILNGPWLFAGVLVALIVRKPGAALYGEVVAAVVSMLIGTQWGFATLLSGVVQGLGAEIVFALFLYARWNLVTALIAGAGTGIAESILDLLYSYPGAKPEFAIVYTITTTVSGILVAGLGSWLLVKALARTGALNRFAAGREVTGRV is encoded by the coding sequence GTGCACGCAACCATTTCGTCCGTCTCCGCGCCGTCCAAGCGCGTCCTCCGCTGGCGGGTCGTCGACATCGTCGTCGCCAGCGTCGTCGCCGTCGCCGCCGGCGTCGTCTTCTGGGTCTGGGGTCAGGCCTACAACCCGATCTCCGGGCCGGTGACCGCGGTCCTGCCCGGCTTCCAGGGCATCCTGAACGGCCCCTGGCTGTTCGCCGGGGTGCTCGTCGCGCTCATTGTCCGCAAGCCCGGCGCCGCGCTCTACGGCGAGGTCGTCGCGGCCGTCGTCTCCATGCTGATCGGCACCCAGTGGGGCTTCGCCACGCTGCTGTCCGGCGTGGTGCAGGGCCTCGGCGCCGAGATCGTCTTCGCGCTGTTCCTCTACGCCCGCTGGAACCTGGTGACCGCGCTGATCGCGGGCGCGGGCACCGGCATCGCCGAGTCGATCCTCGACCTGCTGTACTCCTACCCCGGCGCCAAGCCGGAGTTCGCGATCGTCTACACGATCACGACGACCGTCTCCGGCATCCTCGTCGCCGGCCTCGGCTCGTGGCTGCTGGTCAAGGCCCTGGCCCGCACCGGCGCACTCAACCGCTTCGCCGCGGGCCGCGAGGTGACGGGACGGGTCTAG
- a CDS encoding ABC transporter ATP-binding protein, producing MPESSSAAPPAPVAVHARDWGWRHAGRTAWAVRGLDLRIEPGERVLLLGASGAGKSTLLAGLAGVLGGDDDGEAEGDLRVDGHAPAEARGRSGLLLQDPDAQVILARVGDDVAFACENLGVPRDELWSRVRWSLDAVGLDLPLDRSTAQLSGGQKQRLALAGLLAMRPGLLLLDEPTANLDPDGAAEVRDAVGAVLARTGATLIVVEHRIAVWRDLVDRVIVLDAAGGVLADGAPEAVLADTAGRLREAGVWLPDEPVPAGRPVAPGDPLLEARSLAVGRAPLFSGRRARRRRARGDAEADLLAHALPFRSDVAIAEGSAVALTGPSGVGKSTLALTLGGLLPSLGGTLTAEPALALTLGGLLPSLGGTLTAEPALARGAAPDPAAWRSRELLTRIGTVFQNPEHQFLASTVRDELAAGPRALGLAQAEIAARLDLLMDALGLSALAGANPFTLSGGQKRRLSVATALATRPRLLVLDEPTYGQDAITWRRLVALIAGLRDEGHAVVAATHDAEFAAAIGADELRLTALREAAA from the coding sequence ATGCCCGAGTCGTCCTCGGCCGCCCCGCCGGCCCCGGTCGCCGTCCACGCGCGCGACTGGGGCTGGCGGCACGCCGGCCGCACGGCCTGGGCGGTCCGCGGACTGGACCTGCGGATCGAGCCGGGGGAGCGGGTGCTGCTGCTCGGCGCGTCGGGCGCGGGCAAGTCGACGCTGCTCGCCGGGCTCGCCGGCGTGCTCGGCGGGGACGACGACGGCGAGGCGGAGGGCGACCTCCGCGTCGACGGCCATGCCCCCGCGGAGGCCCGCGGCCGGTCCGGGCTGCTGCTGCAGGACCCGGACGCGCAGGTCATCCTCGCGCGCGTCGGGGACGATGTGGCGTTCGCCTGCGAGAACCTCGGCGTGCCGCGGGACGAGCTGTGGTCACGCGTGCGCTGGTCGCTGGACGCCGTGGGGCTCGACCTCCCGCTCGACCGGTCGACCGCTCAGCTCTCGGGCGGTCAGAAGCAGCGGCTCGCGCTGGCGGGGCTGCTCGCGATGCGCCCCGGCCTGCTGCTGCTGGACGAACCGACGGCGAACCTCGACCCCGACGGCGCCGCGGAGGTCCGCGACGCGGTCGGCGCCGTGCTCGCCCGCACGGGCGCGACCTTGATCGTCGTGGAGCACCGGATCGCCGTGTGGCGCGACCTCGTGGACCGGGTGATCGTGCTGGACGCCGCGGGCGGCGTGCTCGCCGACGGGGCTCCCGAGGCCGTGCTGGCCGACACGGCGGGACGCCTGCGGGAGGCGGGCGTCTGGCTTCCCGATGAGCCCGTCCCCGCCGGCCGTCCGGTCGCGCCGGGTGACCCGCTCCTGGAGGCGCGGTCGCTCGCGGTCGGGCGGGCGCCGCTCTTCTCCGGCCGCCGCGCACGCCGGCGCCGTGCACGCGGAGACGCGGAGGCCGACCTGCTCGCCCACGCCCTCCCGTTCCGTTCCGACGTCGCGATCGCGGAGGGCTCCGCTGTGGCCCTGACCGGGCCGAGCGGCGTCGGCAAGTCCACGCTCGCGCTGACGCTGGGCGGCCTGCTGCCGTCGCTGGGCGGGACCCTGACGGCAGAGCCCGCGCTCGCGCTGACGCTGGGCGGCCTGCTGCCGTCGCTGGGCGGGACCCTGACGGCAGAGCCCGCGCTCGCGCGCGGGGCGGCCCCTGATCCCGCAGCCTGGCGCTCCCGCGAGCTGCTGACCCGGATCGGCACCGTCTTCCAGAACCCCGAGCACCAGTTCCTCGCCTCCACCGTGCGCGACGAGCTCGCCGCCGGACCGCGCGCGCTCGGCCTCGCACAGGCGGAGATCGCCGCCCGCCTCGACCTGCTCATGGACGCGCTCGGCCTGTCGGCGCTCGCGGGGGCGAACCCGTTCACGCTGTCCGGCGGCCAGAAGCGCCGGCTCTCGGTCGCCACTGCGCTGGCGACCCGCCCGCGGCTGCTCGTGCTCGACGAGCCCACCTACGGCCAGGACGCCATCACCTGGCGCCGGCTGGTCGCGCTGATCGCCGGGCTCCGCGACGAGGGCCACGCCGTGGTCGCCGCCACCCACGACGCCGAGTTCGCCGCGGCGATCGGCGCGGACGAGCTGCGGCTCACGGCTCTGCGGGAGGCCGCGGCATGA
- a CDS encoding ArsR/SmtB family transcription factor: MAAPTPAEAARNVPGPSADPDAKRRPATAREIKALSHPLRVRILRLCGDHELTNKQLADRLGEDAGTVYYHVRQLVAAGFLEPAEVRSGESGALEKPYRSTGRSWWLSMALDEQDTGRTVAPVEAFQQELAEAGPSSIATFARFSLHLSPEDVEELDRRIVAVIDSYVETDHERSHLPAHGGIFVLHRSAE, translated from the coding sequence ATGGCTGCTCCGACACCCGCCGAGGCCGCGCGCAACGTGCCCGGCCCGTCCGCCGACCCGGACGCCAAGCGACGCCCCGCCACCGCCCGGGAGATCAAGGCGTTGTCGCATCCGCTCCGGGTGCGCATCCTGCGGTTGTGCGGCGACCACGAGCTGACGAACAAGCAGCTCGCCGACCGGCTGGGGGAGGACGCCGGCACGGTCTACTATCACGTCCGCCAGCTCGTGGCGGCAGGCTTCCTGGAGCCGGCGGAGGTGCGGTCGGGGGAGAGCGGCGCTCTGGAGAAGCCGTACCGGTCGACCGGGCGGAGCTGGTGGCTGTCGATGGCGCTCGATGAGCAGGACACCGGCCGCACCGTGGCGCCGGTGGAGGCGTTTCAGCAGGAGCTCGCGGAGGCGGGGCCGTCCTCCATCGCGACGTTCGCGCGGTTCTCGCTGCACCTGTCGCCGGAAGATGTCGAGGAGCTGGATCGCCGCATCGTCGCGGTCATCGACTCGTATGTGGAGACCGACCACGAGCGCAGTCACCTGCCCGCGCACGGAGGCATCTTCGTCCTGCACCGCAGTGCGGAGTGA
- a CDS encoding energy-coupling factor transporter transmembrane component T family protein yields MSIAEPVRSGPLATLNPVSKLGAALIVTAVLLVSIDPVSAGVALGLELVLLCFAAIPARVLLARTAPVLIAAPLAGLTTVLYGRTSGTVHLHWWAIEVSDGSLQLGLATLLRVLAIGLPAVLLFVTIDPTDLADGLAQLLRLPARFVLGGLAGLRLVGLFIDDWRALTLARRARGVAESGALRRFLGQSFSLFVLSIRRGSKLATAMEARGFGAPVARTWARPSVFRGRDWAALAVALLVAGTAAAVAIAVGSWNVLGS; encoded by the coding sequence ATGAGCATCGCGGAACCTGTGCGCAGCGGCCCGCTCGCCACCCTCAACCCGGTGTCCAAGCTCGGCGCCGCCCTGATCGTCACGGCGGTCCTCCTGGTCTCGATCGACCCGGTGTCGGCCGGCGTCGCGCTCGGCCTGGAGCTCGTGCTGCTGTGCTTCGCCGCCATCCCGGCTCGCGTGCTGCTCGCGCGCACCGCCCCCGTGCTGATCGCGGCGCCGCTCGCGGGCCTCACGACCGTGCTCTACGGCCGGACCAGCGGAACCGTCCACCTGCACTGGTGGGCGATCGAGGTCAGCGACGGCTCGCTGCAGCTCGGCCTCGCGACGCTGCTGCGCGTGCTCGCCATCGGCCTGCCCGCCGTCCTGCTGTTCGTCACCATCGACCCCACGGACCTCGCCGACGGGCTGGCCCAGCTCCTCCGGCTGCCCGCGCGGTTCGTCCTCGGCGGCCTCGCCGGGCTGCGGCTGGTGGGGCTGTTCATCGACGACTGGCGCGCCCTCACCCTGGCACGGCGAGCGCGCGGCGTGGCGGAGTCCGGGGCGCTGCGCCGCTTCCTCGGCCAGTCCTTCTCGCTGTTCGTCCTCTCGATCCGCCGCGGCTCGAAGCTCGCCACCGCGATGGAAGCCCGCGGCTTCGGCGCGCCGGTGGCCCGCACCTGGGCGCGGCCCTCGGTCTTCCGCGGCCGGGACTGGGCGGCGCTGGCCGTGGCGCTCCTGGTAGCAGGTACGGCCGCGGCCGTCGCGATCGCCGTGGGGAGCTGGAATGTCCTCGGCTCCTGA